In the genome of Pseudoalteromonas rubra, one region contains:
- a CDS encoding zinc-dependent metalloprotease family protein, translating into MANVEVGVRFVVDDALITSWRSEETIRDELERWILETNTMLSDSNIAMRLYPAETVMSDMAADSDESVIFNNMRREINGFNNLENRADEIGADYTIAVVPRLDNGLTGDDRQAYCGIANTVSRNIDEINAVDFMDSTVIVDYDCSTDTFAHELGHVFGLSHGIQVAEALGSTGHNLSYHAYSKGWGRIVSLASVGDSSGDEVRDDGEYGTIMVGNYLQYWSRRNATTFVGIFSNPDITDVACGENGSASPCGNALLGNAARTIRDFRTNFAAHATPDVHTLNYRDSNLRSCISQTYPYTPGSSVYDINRITSISCSASDIGSIDGLEGITGLHSTIVRPTPGGWPVVESPFIDLSDNRIVNLDALYQLSSDSTINLQGNDVASCHQLDELEQTHTNLIRPERCLNIAALVSTITMI; encoded by the coding sequence TTGGCAAATGTAGAGGTGGGTGTTCGCTTTGTCGTAGATGACGCACTGATCACCAGCTGGCGCTCAGAAGAAACCATCCGGGACGAACTGGAACGATGGATCCTTGAGACCAATACAATGCTCTCCGACTCAAACATTGCCATGAGGTTATACCCTGCTGAGACCGTCATGAGCGATATGGCTGCGGACTCGGATGAAAGCGTCATATTTAACAATATGAGACGTGAAATCAATGGTTTTAATAACCTTGAAAACAGAGCAGATGAGATTGGTGCCGATTATACCATTGCCGTAGTCCCGAGATTAGACAATGGCCTGACAGGTGACGACAGACAAGCTTACTGCGGAATTGCTAATACTGTCAGCAGAAACATAGATGAAATTAATGCGGTGGACTTCATGGATTCTACCGTTATCGTTGACTACGACTGTAGCACAGATACATTTGCCCACGAGCTTGGCCATGTATTTGGCTTATCACACGGTATTCAGGTTGCCGAAGCTCTGGGCAGCACAGGTCACAATTTGAGTTACCACGCATACTCTAAAGGGTGGGGGCGAATCGTCTCCCTGGCTTCTGTTGGTGACTCGTCCGGAGACGAAGTACGTGATGATGGTGAATATGGTACCATCATGGTAGGAAACTACTTGCAATACTGGAGTCGACGCAACGCGACGACCTTTGTGGGTATCTTTTCCAATCCGGACATAACTGATGTTGCCTGCGGTGAAAATGGCTCCGCCAGCCCTTGTGGTAATGCGCTACTGGGGAATGCAGCCAGAACGATAAGAGATTTTCGTACTAATTTCGCCGCTCACGCGACACCAGACGTACACACGCTGAATTACCGTGATTCAAATTTGCGCTCGTGTATCTCACAGACTTACCCCTATACACCCGGTAGCAGTGTGTACGACATCAATCGCATTACGAGTATCAGCTGTTCGGCATCTGATATTGGCTCTATTGATGGTCTCGAGGGCATCACAGGTTTACACTCAACCATCGTCAGACCGACTCCGGGAGGATGGCCAGTCGTTGAATCACCGTTTATTGATTTGAGTGATAACCGGATCGTCAACCTTGACGCCTTGTATCAGTTATCGTCTGACTCAACAATCAACTTACAGGGCAATGATGTTGCCAGCTGCCATCAGCTTGATGAACTGGAGCAAACACATACAAACCTGATACGCCCTGAGCGTTGTTTGAATATTGCAGCGCTGGTTTCAACTATAACGATGATATAA
- a CDS encoding coniferyl aldehyde dehydrogenase: MSTSSYRRYYHVNHFAKLAKTRPATMTNMSTVSEHTLLEMNFQAMQSAYSRDPAPDYAQRIAVLKKLKRALINHEQQIYQALSEDYGYRSEFDTFFADLMPTIATIKYAIKHLKKWMQPSRRHAGLMLAPSKVRVHYQPLGVVGVVTPWNFPLYLALGPTIQALAAGNRVMIKMSEFTPNANQVLRTILEDISDHVHLVEGDADIGAAFTALPFDHLIFTGSTAVGKLVAKAAADNLTPITLELGGKSPTIIDHDIDMKVAVDAVIMGKSVNSGQICVAPDYIFVPTSRLDSFIDTFIACYREYHLQSNNSNRQSHIISERQHARLLQLLDDAKTKGATVHTVKDAEPGDGKRIYPHLLTNLSDDMAVLKEEIFGSLLPVMTYDTLDEVITYITARPRPLALYIMSNNSVLIERLITHTHSGGISINDTTMHVVADDAPFGGIGHSGMGHYHGYEGFLTFSKAKTVLYSSSWLPKNRFVLKHRDWMLKVLRKYILR, encoded by the coding sequence ATTTCCACATCTTCATATCGGCGTTATTATCATGTAAATCACTTTGCAAAACTCGCCAAAACAAGGCCTGCAACCATGACGAATATGAGCACAGTTTCTGAACATACATTGCTGGAGATGAACTTTCAGGCAATGCAGTCTGCCTATAGCCGTGATCCGGCACCCGACTATGCGCAACGTATTGCTGTACTAAAAAAGCTGAAACGTGCACTCATCAATCATGAACAACAGATCTATCAGGCTTTGTCAGAGGATTATGGCTACCGCAGCGAGTTCGATACGTTTTTTGCCGACCTAATGCCAACCATAGCAACCATTAAATATGCCATTAAACATCTGAAAAAATGGATGCAGCCTTCAAGGCGTCATGCCGGGCTCATGCTCGCCCCCTCGAAAGTGAGAGTGCATTATCAACCTTTAGGCGTGGTGGGTGTTGTCACCCCCTGGAACTTTCCGCTTTACCTCGCGCTGGGTCCTACAATTCAAGCCTTGGCCGCGGGAAATCGTGTGATGATCAAAATGAGTGAGTTTACGCCTAATGCAAATCAGGTACTGCGCACCATTCTGGAGGACATCAGCGATCATGTTCACCTGGTAGAAGGGGATGCAGACATTGGCGCGGCTTTCACTGCCCTGCCATTCGACCACCTGATCTTTACCGGCTCAACCGCAGTGGGCAAGCTGGTCGCAAAAGCGGCCGCAGACAACCTGACCCCAATAACTCTCGAGCTAGGGGGCAAATCGCCTACTATCATTGACCATGACATAGATATGAAGGTAGCCGTGGATGCGGTGATTATGGGCAAGTCTGTTAATTCCGGGCAGATCTGCGTAGCCCCGGATTACATTTTTGTGCCCACCTCGCGCCTGGATTCATTCATTGATACCTTTATCGCCTGCTATAGGGAATATCATCTGCAAAGCAACAACAGCAATCGGCAAAGCCACATCATTAGCGAGCGCCAGCATGCCCGCCTGTTGCAACTGCTGGATGATGCTAAAACCAAAGGGGCGACAGTGCATACCGTCAAAGATGCTGAGCCTGGGGATGGCAAACGCATTTATCCGCACCTGCTCACCAATCTTTCTGACGATATGGCGGTATTAAAAGAAGAGATATTCGGATCCTTGCTGCCTGTGATGACATATGACACATTAGATGAGGTCATAACCTACATCACGGCTCGGCCGCGCCCGCTGGCACTGTATATTATGTCAAACAATTCAGTACTGATTGAGCGCTTGATCACCCACACCCACAGTGGCGGAATTAGCATTAATGACACCACCATGCACGTGGTGGCCGACGATGCCCCCTTTGGAGGCATAGGCCATTCGGGGATGGGCCATTACCATGGCTACGAAGGCTTTTTAACCTTTTCAAAGGCAAAAACAGTATTGTATTCCAGCAGCTGGCTACCTAAGAACCGCTTTGTACTCAAGCATCGGGATTGGATGTTAAAAGTGCTCCGTAAGTACATTCTAAGATAG
- a CDS encoding VOC family protein, which produces MIINRLFTNVCTTNLTESRDFYMSLFAFDVRYDSDWFIHLVSQESGLELGIILKSHPIVPEQARQSSSGMYLTFVVDKVSPIYDKVKALGYEVVQAPEATEYGQMRLLLLAPEGTLCDISSPI; this is translated from the coding sequence ATGATTATAAACCGGCTATTTACTAACGTCTGTACAACCAACCTGACTGAATCCCGTGACTTCTATATGTCGTTGTTCGCGTTTGATGTCAGGTATGACAGTGACTGGTTTATTCATCTGGTATCACAGGAGTCGGGCCTTGAGCTTGGGATTATTTTAAAGTCTCACCCCATCGTGCCGGAGCAGGCACGACAGAGCTCATCTGGTATGTATCTGACTTTTGTCGTCGACAAGGTTAGCCCCATCTACGATAAAGTCAAAGCGCTTGGCTATGAGGTCGTTCAGGCTCCCGAGGCAACAGAGTATGGGCAAATGCGATTGTTACTTTTAGCCCCCGAAGGGACGCTCTGTGACATCTCATCGCCAATTTAA
- a CDS encoding AarF/UbiB family protein: MIAGAKQALSGQKTNRTELLLQPGNVQAVADKLSHLRGAAMKLGQLLSMDAGELLPAELSALLERLRADAAPMPHKQLVATFEKELGADWLDKFSHVDLNSFARASIGQVHKATSEQGKALAIKVQYPGVADSIHSDVDNVVSLIKLSGLLPKTLNITPLVEEAKVQLLAETNYQQEAKSLTAFATALAGNPHFKVPNSYPDLSTQHLLTMEFVEGKPLEDMASLPQNTRDELAFRLIELFFTEMFELSMIQTDPNLANYQYNPDTGQIILLDFGATRVISPALSQSYKALLLAGAEGNREALKEAACEIGYFSQDIDPNYQHAVLSLFELAISPLRAEAPFDFAASGLAKQISEQGRQLSMQSSQWHTPPVDALFIHRKLAGLYLIAARLKARVDLRPLLSVLEY, encoded by the coding sequence ATGATTGCCGGTGCCAAACAGGCTTTGAGTGGACAAAAAACCAACCGAACCGAGTTGTTACTCCAGCCCGGCAACGTTCAGGCTGTTGCTGATAAACTGTCTCATTTGCGCGGTGCGGCTATGAAGCTGGGGCAGCTGCTGTCAATGGATGCCGGGGAGCTGTTACCTGCGGAGTTATCCGCTTTGCTGGAGCGACTCAGAGCTGATGCCGCACCAATGCCACATAAACAGCTGGTTGCAACGTTTGAAAAAGAGCTCGGAGCCGACTGGCTGGACAAATTCAGTCACGTTGATTTGAATAGTTTCGCCCGCGCTTCAATAGGACAAGTACACAAGGCGACTTCTGAGCAGGGGAAAGCGCTGGCGATTAAAGTGCAGTACCCTGGCGTTGCCGACAGCATTCATAGTGATGTTGATAATGTTGTGAGCCTGATTAAACTGTCTGGTTTGTTGCCAAAAACCTTAAACATAACGCCTTTAGTCGAAGAAGCCAAAGTACAGCTGCTGGCTGAGACTAACTACCAGCAAGAAGCCAAATCACTTACGGCGTTTGCAACCGCGCTGGCGGGTAACCCGCACTTTAAGGTGCCAAACAGCTATCCCGATCTGAGTACTCAGCATTTACTGACCATGGAGTTTGTAGAGGGTAAACCCCTTGAAGACATGGCATCCTTGCCTCAGAACACCCGTGATGAGCTGGCATTTCGTTTAATTGAGCTGTTTTTTACTGAGATGTTTGAATTGAGTATGATCCAGACCGATCCTAACCTGGCAAATTATCAGTACAACCCAGATACAGGGCAGATTATTCTGCTTGATTTCGGTGCAACCAGAGTCATTTCACCGGCATTGAGTCAGAGCTACAAAGCATTGCTTCTGGCTGGTGCCGAAGGCAACCGAGAGGCTTTGAAGGAAGCTGCCTGCGAGATCGGGTATTTTTCTCAGGACATAGATCCGAATTACCAACACGCCGTGTTGTCTTTGTTTGAACTGGCCATTTCACCACTGCGAGCCGAAGCACCATTTGACTTTGCTGCCAGTGGACTGGCAAAGCAGATCAGTGAACAGGGCAGGCAATTGAGTATGCAGTCCAGTCAGTGGCATACGCCGCCGGTTGATGCCTTGTTTATTCATCGCAAGCTGGCGGGATTGTATCTGATAGCTGCCAGGCTGAAGGCACGAGTTGATCTTCGACCTTTGCTAAGTGTTCTGGAGTACTAA
- a CDS encoding ABC transporter ATP-binding protein — MALSLEVSDLNHSIKLHNGTQLALIDALSLRIEAGEHIAIVGASGCGKSTLLSLLAGLTPVQSGHVAYRAKNQALNTTNIPAHSGFVFQQFHLLPELNALENVALPLQLRGHCDAAQQATHWLAQMGLEQRLTHNVTQLSGGEQQRVAIARALCVRPQVLFADEPTGNLDETTAAHVIDLMLSGARQSGTTLLLVTHDMALAKRADKAFRLSHGRLMLCQ, encoded by the coding sequence ATGGCTCTGTCACTCGAGGTCAGTGACCTTAATCACAGTATAAAACTGCACAATGGTACACAGCTGGCATTAATAGATGCTCTATCGTTGCGCATTGAAGCCGGCGAGCACATTGCAATTGTGGGGGCGTCCGGGTGCGGTAAATCAACATTGCTGTCTTTATTAGCTGGCCTGACACCCGTTCAGTCCGGACACGTCGCTTATCGCGCTAAAAACCAGGCGCTGAATACCACCAATATACCCGCGCACAGCGGCTTTGTATTTCAACAGTTTCATTTGTTACCTGAGCTCAATGCGCTTGAGAATGTTGCACTGCCTTTGCAGCTCCGAGGCCATTGTGATGCGGCTCAGCAGGCAACACACTGGCTGGCGCAAATGGGGCTGGAGCAGCGACTCACGCACAACGTGACTCAGTTAAGTGGTGGCGAGCAACAAAGGGTCGCTATTGCCCGTGCCTTATGTGTCAGGCCGCAGGTGCTGTTTGCGGATGAACCCACCGGCAATCTGGATGAAACCACCGCGGCGCACGTGATTGACTTGATGCTAAGTGGCGCCAGACAGAGCGGCACTACACTGCTGTTGGTAACACATGATATGGCTTTGGCAAAGCGGGCAGACAAAGCGTTTCGTCTAAGTCACGGGAGGCTCATGTTATGTCAATAG
- a CDS encoding ABC transporter permease codes for MSIEQAATSYPLRQQEVSPGYAVFAFALILWRQIMQGKYWLTLGALSILFFYLLFSSLLGQGVERFLAHNLQATLGADTQVTVRRTWHESELTWVRAHSDSHSLQSQYRVSLSHQSHHQPVLLKAVDSHYPLQGDIHISLSKALNTQRVQQGPSRGEVWLEPRLAVALAVELGDTIMLGGTQLRVSALLQLEPDRILEGFGSDMRAMVSDASLRPEQLTPHFSRALMLHTRLSEEEITRFQSSSPTAQIVSKSLNNYPLAKVWERVQNFLGLLSLIIVLLSVLILWLCSQVQMQPLKKSVSVLLTCGMSRRMLPVLAIVAGAMQLLLSLLPALILSLLASHGVSYIAQAYIDGFSLQWQWQDLLAACALATVVYVFIALPVWLSLLQGDIRLLLAQRTEPKRWRWLAMLSPVGLLAALVVNYTDNWLLSGMLLSGLGVCVLLVLFVTWLVLRFGGYLLPSAWVLSRFSLLLLRKRMSVKLVQITALGLSVTLLLLCFNMGRDVTSMLSLYLYQNQGNVFVSRANDEQKAALESFVSRYQGHIKEMKPFQLAQVTHINGIAILERDVQPSDTLRRLEQPVNLHWRAQTPENVRITQGAWPDALARTGVSVDQEVFEDLALSMGDRVQLVVGSESVEASVTAVHRHKPGASSVTFWFVLQQSRPPSVAEPVYHMGSIELNAQGVAAIGTVWRAHPQLRLVTVDALLEKIRAQVQALITLVLSYAAFIVLLSNLLMVAAIQTHMEKDQIRNGLLLSFGLSPTQGLKIFLFEWLTVTLIPALCAVGAIYSFIDAFYQQNLAMPYQGSLIRMLAEALAIALVVAISGILLSRKQLRSSAIELLNEGG; via the coding sequence ATGTCAATAGAGCAGGCAGCAACAAGTTACCCCCTCAGGCAGCAAGAAGTCTCGCCCGGCTACGCTGTGTTTGCATTTGCCTTGATACTTTGGCGGCAGATCATGCAAGGTAAATACTGGCTCACACTAGGAGCGCTGAGTATATTATTTTTTTACTTACTGTTCAGCAGTTTACTGGGTCAGGGCGTTGAGCGGTTTTTGGCACACAATCTCCAGGCTACTTTGGGTGCCGATACACAAGTGACGGTGCGGCGAACCTGGCATGAGTCGGAGTTAACCTGGGTTAGGGCGCACAGCGACTCCCATAGTTTACAGTCTCAATACCGTGTTAGTCTGAGTCATCAATCGCATCATCAGCCCGTGCTTCTCAAAGCCGTTGATAGCCATTACCCGCTTCAGGGCGACATTCATATTAGTCTTAGTAAAGCGCTTAATACACAGCGTGTGCAACAGGGGCCATCACGCGGAGAAGTTTGGCTGGAACCCAGGCTGGCGGTGGCTCTGGCGGTTGAGTTGGGTGATACCATCATGTTGGGAGGCACGCAATTACGTGTCTCTGCGTTGTTGCAACTTGAGCCCGACCGAATATTGGAAGGCTTTGGCAGCGATATGCGTGCCATGGTATCCGACGCCAGTTTGCGCCCTGAACAACTTACACCCCACTTCAGCAGAGCGTTAATGTTGCACACCAGGTTGTCTGAAGAGGAAATTACCCGATTTCAATCAAGCTCTCCCACCGCGCAGATAGTCAGCAAGTCTCTTAATAATTATCCACTGGCAAAAGTCTGGGAGCGGGTGCAGAATTTTCTCGGACTGCTGAGCTTGATCATCGTTTTATTGAGCGTGTTGATCCTGTGGTTGTGTAGTCAGGTACAAATGCAGCCACTGAAGAAAAGCGTATCGGTTTTATTGACCTGCGGCATGTCGCGGCGCATGTTGCCGGTGCTGGCGATCGTGGCAGGCGCAATGCAATTATTGTTGAGTTTGCTGCCAGCGCTCATCTTGTCGTTACTGGCAAGTCATGGGGTCAGCTATATCGCGCAGGCATACATTGACGGGTTTAGTTTGCAATGGCAGTGGCAAGATTTACTGGCTGCCTGCGCTTTGGCCACGGTTGTGTATGTGTTCATCGCGTTACCTGTGTGGTTGTCTTTGCTTCAGGGAGACATTCGTTTGCTTCTGGCGCAACGTACTGAGCCAAAGCGCTGGCGTTGGCTTGCCATGCTAAGCCCAGTGGGTCTGCTGGCAGCCCTGGTGGTTAATTACACAGACAACTGGTTGCTCAGTGGCATGTTGCTGAGTGGACTAGGGGTGTGCGTGCTACTGGTGCTTTTCGTGACCTGGCTGGTGTTGCGGTTTGGTGGTTATCTGTTGCCAAGTGCCTGGGTGCTGTCAAGGTTTAGTCTGTTGCTGTTACGTAAGCGCATGTCGGTCAAGCTGGTGCAAATCACGGCGCTGGGCCTGAGCGTCACTTTGTTACTGCTGTGCTTCAACATGGGGCGTGATGTGACCAGCATGCTGTCACTGTATCTCTATCAGAATCAGGGTAATGTGTTTGTCAGCCGGGCGAATGATGAGCAAAAAGCAGCGTTGGAATCTTTTGTCAGTCGATATCAGGGCCACATTAAAGAGATGAAGCCCTTTCAGTTGGCGCAGGTAACCCACATCAATGGCATAGCAATACTAGAGCGTGATGTTCAGCCCAGTGATACTCTGCGCCGTCTGGAGCAGCCTGTAAACTTGCATTGGCGGGCGCAAACACCTGAAAATGTGCGGATCACACAGGGGGCATGGCCTGATGCACTTGCCCGGACGGGGGTTTCTGTCGATCAGGAGGTATTCGAAGATTTGGCGCTCTCAATGGGTGATAGGGTACAGCTTGTCGTTGGCAGTGAATCTGTCGAAGCCAGTGTTACGGCCGTTCATCGGCATAAACCTGGTGCCAGCTCAGTGACATTTTGGTTTGTGTTACAACAAAGCAGGCCGCCCAGTGTTGCAGAGCCCGTCTATCATATGGGCAGTATCGAGCTAAATGCGCAGGGTGTAGCGGCAATCGGTACGGTGTGGCGTGCACATCCTCAGTTGCGCCTGGTCACTGTGGATGCGTTGCTGGAGAAGATCCGGGCGCAGGTTCAGGCATTGATCACATTGGTTCTGAGTTACGCTGCGTTTATTGTGTTGCTCAGCAACTTGCTGATGGTGGCGGCTATCCAGACCCATATGGAAAAAGACCAGATACGCAATGGACTGCTGCTTAGCTTTGGGCTGTCTCCAACACAAGGCCTGAAGATCTTCCTGTTTGAGTGGCTGACGGTGACCTTGATCCCCGCTTTATGCGCTGTTGGCGCAATTTACAGCTTTATAGACGCATTCTATCAACAGAATTTGGCTATGCCTTATCAGGGCAGTCTGATACGGATGCTGGCTGAGGCCCTCGCGATTGCACTGGTGGTTGCCATCAGTGGCATTTTACTCAGTCGTAAGCAATTGCGTAGCAGCGCCATAGAATTACTAAACGAAGGCGGTTAA